ACGTCCAAAAACAAGAATTTATAATCGAAATTATATGTTTCTTTCCCATCATTTTTAGCATAAATCTTTTTCAGACACAAGTACCACCACCTCTTCCGGAAAAAAGCACGATATTATTATCGGCCCAATATTTCGCACCATAGAACTTTGGACAATCAATAGTATCTTCTAGGTGTTTTCGTACTGGTTCTAAATTATGATCGTTCTTGTCCTTGAGTTTGAGTGCATCAAAAAATCCCGTGGTCTCTTGGAATCTATTAAGATTTATGCCGCTAGTCATTGCTGGGCTAACTCCGTCTTTACCAGATTTTACACGACCGCCCCAATAAATATACTCAACTCCCGGTCTAAATAGTGGGAATAGATCTTTTGCCCAATATCCAATTTTGATGTCTTTTTCAATCATCAACCACCATTTTCCTGTTCCAGGTTCCTGCAGTATATAACATAACACAGGATAGTCACAGTCATGAAATTTTCAAATACCGGAGGCAAGTTAAACAACAAAAAATCTTCGAAGCTACATTTTCTCTTCGTAATATACTGgggttgtttggtaaccattattttaatggattatcagccCATAAACAATTATGCAGATTATAATTGACTCTAtatgtgtttggtaaccattataattgattatcttaatcataattgaaaaaatccattatttccataaacagaaaaaaattgttttaaaaatttattataatcaattatttttccaacaaattcAAGTTGAAATTTTTCTTCATAgtttctctaaactatcaagagagacAAAAAAACAGTATAGGATAAAAAAAATCCTAGATCATTGTTCCTTCCTCTCTTTTTTGAGATCATCATtctaaaataatcaattatttgaaaaaaatgtttggaaaaatttattttaaaaatgattaatcaaaatca
This DNA window, taken from Papaver somniferum cultivar HN1 chromosome 3, ASM357369v1, whole genome shotgun sequence, encodes the following:
- the LOC113362264 gene encoding uncharacterized protein LOC113362264, producing MTRTFAYWTGDGGHKTGCYNTLCKGFVQVHQTYTPVMFFQNTSQVRKPPVAFTVEISREPGTGKWWLMIEKDIKIGYWAKDLFPLFRPGVEYIYWGGRVKSGKDGVSPAMTSGINLNRFQETTGFFDALKLKDKNDHNLEPVRKHLEDTIDCPKFYGAKYWADNNIVLFSGRGGGTCV